The following proteins are encoded in a genomic region of Nerophis lumbriciformis linkage group LG23, RoL_Nlum_v2.1, whole genome shotgun sequence:
- the LOC133622368 gene encoding MSL complex subunit 3-like isoform X1: MNSRGIKFKFHKGERVFCFEPDPAKAKVLYDAKVLDVLIGKDEHGRRIPKYLIHFNGWSRSWDRWAAEDHVLRDTEESRKLQRKLAREALGRMKKKGWAKRRRRHSGTKPSVKTLPKEDDSDDTCLISSSGSSEGEDSEADSSNSGDSAFSENVNKMKVEPDINIKRENEEKIVHVDISIPDILKKKLEDDCFYINKRKKLVMVPCQMNVVHILESYVKHFAINKAFMANERYRRQQNTTQTSSPQPIPPEKNEELCKEMVDGLRITFDFTLPMILLYPCEQAQFKKVSSSRLFLAINEESPCPSNAQRERSPSPVGHNPATPQSTDSQPALSDISGTTPTAPTPKRRRHPDMDCISYQSLRRSTRNTPGGDRPAEGSSCGGGSATVSPKLKRRLIDTSSQSKFTLNLDRKTPVHSGSSSPLPLTPSKERSGPFHGFESRRNNELNEVLSWKLTPDNYPLNDQPPPPSYLYGVQHLLRLFVKLPEILGKMQIPERNLRALVKHLELLLRFLAEFHEDFFTESAYVSASEAHYNMKQPRPVY, encoded by the exons ATGAATTCGCGGGGTATTAAATTTAAATTCCATAAAGGAGAACGAGTCTTCTGCTTCGAACCAGATCCAGCCAAGGCTAAAGTGTTGTATGACGCTAAG GTCCTTGATGTATTGATAGGGAAAGATGAACATGGGAGGCGAATCCCAAAGTACTTGATTCATTTCAACGGTTGGAGCAGAAG CTGGGATCGCTGGGCGGCAGAAGATCATGTCCTAAGGGACACTGAGGAAAGCCGTAAATTGCAACGTAAACTGGCGCGTGAAGCTCTCGGTCGCAT GAAGAAAAAGGGATGGGCAAAGAGGCGTCGTCGTCATTCTGGTACTAAACCCTCTGTCAAGACTCTCCCTAAGGAGGATGACAGTGATGACACAT GCTTGATTTCATCTTCTGGCAGCAGCGAGGGCGAGGACTCTGAAGCGGACTCTTCGAATAGCGGGGACAGCGCCTTCTCGGAGAACGTCAACAAAATG AAGGTTGAGCCAGATATCAACATCAAGAGGGAGAATGAGGAGAAAATTGTCCACGTTGACATCAGTATACCGGACATCCTTAAGAAGAAACTAGAGGACGACTGCTTTTACATCAATAAAAGAAAGAAG TTGGTGATGGTTCCTTGTCAGATGAATGTTGTGCACATCTTGGAGTCCTATGTGAAGCATTTTGCCATCAACAAGGCCTTCATGGCCAATGAGCGGTACAGGCGGCAACAGAATACGACACAGACCAGCAGCCCACAGCCTATCCCTCCAGAGAAGAA TGAGGAGTTGTGTAAGGAAATGGTGGATGGCCTGAGGATCACATTTGACTTCACTTTACCCATGATCCTCCTCTACCCGTGTGAGCAAGCTCAGTTCAAGAAGGTCAGCTCTTCTCGGCTTTTCTTGGCCATCAATGAAGAAAGCCCCTGCCCCAGCAA TGCCCAGCGAGAACGCAGTCCTAGCCCTGTGGGTCACAACCCTGCCACGCCTCAATCAACTGACAGCCAACCAGCTCTGAGTGACATTTCCGGTACCACGCCCACTGCCCCCACACCAAAGCGCCGCCGCCACCCTGACATGGACTGTATCTCATACCAGTCTCTCAGGCGCTCCACCAGGAACACGCCCGGAGGAGACCGCCCGGCTGAAGGGAGCAGCTGCG GTGGAGGCAGTGCCACGGTGTCGCCAAAGCTCAAACGCCGCTTGATCGACACCTCCTCCCAGTCAAAGTTCACCCTCAACCTCGACAGAA AAACTCCAGTGCATAGCGGCTCATCTTCCCCATTGCCCTTGACACCAAGCAAAGAGAGAAGCGGACCTTTTCACGGCTTTGAGAGCCGACGAAACAACGAGCTCAATGAG GTCCTGAGTTGGAAGCTGACCCCCGATAACTATCCTTTGAATGACCAGCCCCCTCCACCTTCCTACTTGTATGGAGTGCAGCATCTTCTACGTCTTTTTG TAAAGCTTCCTGAGATCCTCGGAAAGATGCAGATTCCAGAAAGGAATCTTCGAGCCTTGGTCAAACATTTGGAACTCCTTCTCAG GTTTCTGGCCGAGTTCCACGAGGATTTCTTTACCGAGTCTGCTTATGTGTCCGCATCCGAGGCTCACTATAACATGAAGCAACCAAGGCCTGTTTACTGA
- the LOC133622368 gene encoding MSL complex subunit 3-like isoform X2 — MNSRGIKFKFHKGERVFCFEPDPAKAKVLYDAKVLDVLIGKDEHGRRIPKYLIHFNGWSRSWDRWAAEDHVLRDTEESRKLQRKLAREALGRMKKKGWAKRRRRHSGTKPSVKTLPKEDDSDDTCLISSSGSSEGEDSEADSSNSGDSAFSENVNKMVEPDINIKRENEEKIVHVDISIPDILKKKLEDDCFYINKRKKLVMVPCQMNVVHILESYVKHFAINKAFMANERYRRQQNTTQTSSPQPIPPEKNEELCKEMVDGLRITFDFTLPMILLYPCEQAQFKKVSSSRLFLAINEESPCPSNAQRERSPSPVGHNPATPQSTDSQPALSDISGTTPTAPTPKRRRHPDMDCISYQSLRRSTRNTPGGDRPAEGSSCGGGSATVSPKLKRRLIDTSSQSKFTLNLDRKTPVHSGSSSPLPLTPSKERSGPFHGFESRRNNELNEVLSWKLTPDNYPLNDQPPPPSYLYGVQHLLRLFVKLPEILGKMQIPERNLRALVKHLELLLRFLAEFHEDFFTESAYVSASEAHYNMKQPRPVY; from the exons ATGAATTCGCGGGGTATTAAATTTAAATTCCATAAAGGAGAACGAGTCTTCTGCTTCGAACCAGATCCAGCCAAGGCTAAAGTGTTGTATGACGCTAAG GTCCTTGATGTATTGATAGGGAAAGATGAACATGGGAGGCGAATCCCAAAGTACTTGATTCATTTCAACGGTTGGAGCAGAAG CTGGGATCGCTGGGCGGCAGAAGATCATGTCCTAAGGGACACTGAGGAAAGCCGTAAATTGCAACGTAAACTGGCGCGTGAAGCTCTCGGTCGCAT GAAGAAAAAGGGATGGGCAAAGAGGCGTCGTCGTCATTCTGGTACTAAACCCTCTGTCAAGACTCTCCCTAAGGAGGATGACAGTGATGACACAT GCTTGATTTCATCTTCTGGCAGCAGCGAGGGCGAGGACTCTGAAGCGGACTCTTCGAATAGCGGGGACAGCGCCTTCTCGGAGAACGTCAACAAAATG GTTGAGCCAGATATCAACATCAAGAGGGAGAATGAGGAGAAAATTGTCCACGTTGACATCAGTATACCGGACATCCTTAAGAAGAAACTAGAGGACGACTGCTTTTACATCAATAAAAGAAAGAAG TTGGTGATGGTTCCTTGTCAGATGAATGTTGTGCACATCTTGGAGTCCTATGTGAAGCATTTTGCCATCAACAAGGCCTTCATGGCCAATGAGCGGTACAGGCGGCAACAGAATACGACACAGACCAGCAGCCCACAGCCTATCCCTCCAGAGAAGAA TGAGGAGTTGTGTAAGGAAATGGTGGATGGCCTGAGGATCACATTTGACTTCACTTTACCCATGATCCTCCTCTACCCGTGTGAGCAAGCTCAGTTCAAGAAGGTCAGCTCTTCTCGGCTTTTCTTGGCCATCAATGAAGAAAGCCCCTGCCCCAGCAA TGCCCAGCGAGAACGCAGTCCTAGCCCTGTGGGTCACAACCCTGCCACGCCTCAATCAACTGACAGCCAACCAGCTCTGAGTGACATTTCCGGTACCACGCCCACTGCCCCCACACCAAAGCGCCGCCGCCACCCTGACATGGACTGTATCTCATACCAGTCTCTCAGGCGCTCCACCAGGAACACGCCCGGAGGAGACCGCCCGGCTGAAGGGAGCAGCTGCG GTGGAGGCAGTGCCACGGTGTCGCCAAAGCTCAAACGCCGCTTGATCGACACCTCCTCCCAGTCAAAGTTCACCCTCAACCTCGACAGAA AAACTCCAGTGCATAGCGGCTCATCTTCCCCATTGCCCTTGACACCAAGCAAAGAGAGAAGCGGACCTTTTCACGGCTTTGAGAGCCGACGAAACAACGAGCTCAATGAG GTCCTGAGTTGGAAGCTGACCCCCGATAACTATCCTTTGAATGACCAGCCCCCTCCACCTTCCTACTTGTATGGAGTGCAGCATCTTCTACGTCTTTTTG TAAAGCTTCCTGAGATCCTCGGAAAGATGCAGATTCCAGAAAGGAATCTTCGAGCCTTGGTCAAACATTTGGAACTCCTTCTCAG GTTTCTGGCCGAGTTCCACGAGGATTTCTTTACCGAGTCTGCTTATGTGTCCGCATCCGAGGCTCACTATAACATGAAGCAACCAAGGCCTGTTTACTGA
- the LOC133622368 gene encoding MSL complex subunit 3-like isoform X3, with the protein MNSRGIKFKFHKGERVFCFEPDPAKAKVLYDAKVLDVLIGKDEHGRRIPKYLIHFNGWSRSWDRWAAEDHVLRDTEESRKLQRKLAREALGRMKKKGWAKRRRRHSGTKPSVKTLPKEDDSDDTCLISSSGSSEGEDSEADSSNSGDSAFSENVNKMKVEPDINIKRENEEKIVHVDISIPDILKKKLEDDCFYINKRKKLVMVPCQMNVVHILESYVKHFAINKAFMANERYRRQQNTTQTSSPQPIPPEKNEELCKEMVDGLRITFDFTLPMILLYPCEQAQFKKVSSSRLFLAINEESPCPSNAQRERSPSPVGHNPATPQSTDSQPALSDISGTTPTAPTPKRRRHPDMDCISYQSLRRSTRNTPGGDRPAEGSSCETPVHSGSSSPLPLTPSKERSGPFHGFESRRNNELNEVLSWKLTPDNYPLNDQPPPPSYLYGVQHLLRLFVKLPEILGKMQIPERNLRALVKHLELLLRFLAEFHEDFFTESAYVSASEAHYNMKQPRPVY; encoded by the exons ATGAATTCGCGGGGTATTAAATTTAAATTCCATAAAGGAGAACGAGTCTTCTGCTTCGAACCAGATCCAGCCAAGGCTAAAGTGTTGTATGACGCTAAG GTCCTTGATGTATTGATAGGGAAAGATGAACATGGGAGGCGAATCCCAAAGTACTTGATTCATTTCAACGGTTGGAGCAGAAG CTGGGATCGCTGGGCGGCAGAAGATCATGTCCTAAGGGACACTGAGGAAAGCCGTAAATTGCAACGTAAACTGGCGCGTGAAGCTCTCGGTCGCAT GAAGAAAAAGGGATGGGCAAAGAGGCGTCGTCGTCATTCTGGTACTAAACCCTCTGTCAAGACTCTCCCTAAGGAGGATGACAGTGATGACACAT GCTTGATTTCATCTTCTGGCAGCAGCGAGGGCGAGGACTCTGAAGCGGACTCTTCGAATAGCGGGGACAGCGCCTTCTCGGAGAACGTCAACAAAATG AAGGTTGAGCCAGATATCAACATCAAGAGGGAGAATGAGGAGAAAATTGTCCACGTTGACATCAGTATACCGGACATCCTTAAGAAGAAACTAGAGGACGACTGCTTTTACATCAATAAAAGAAAGAAG TTGGTGATGGTTCCTTGTCAGATGAATGTTGTGCACATCTTGGAGTCCTATGTGAAGCATTTTGCCATCAACAAGGCCTTCATGGCCAATGAGCGGTACAGGCGGCAACAGAATACGACACAGACCAGCAGCCCACAGCCTATCCCTCCAGAGAAGAA TGAGGAGTTGTGTAAGGAAATGGTGGATGGCCTGAGGATCACATTTGACTTCACTTTACCCATGATCCTCCTCTACCCGTGTGAGCAAGCTCAGTTCAAGAAGGTCAGCTCTTCTCGGCTTTTCTTGGCCATCAATGAAGAAAGCCCCTGCCCCAGCAA TGCCCAGCGAGAACGCAGTCCTAGCCCTGTGGGTCACAACCCTGCCACGCCTCAATCAACTGACAGCCAACCAGCTCTGAGTGACATTTCCGGTACCACGCCCACTGCCCCCACACCAAAGCGCCGCCGCCACCCTGACATGGACTGTATCTCATACCAGTCTCTCAGGCGCTCCACCAGGAACACGCCCGGAGGAGACCGCCCGGCTGAAGGGAGCAGCTGCG AAACTCCAGTGCATAGCGGCTCATCTTCCCCATTGCCCTTGACACCAAGCAAAGAGAGAAGCGGACCTTTTCACGGCTTTGAGAGCCGACGAAACAACGAGCTCAATGAG GTCCTGAGTTGGAAGCTGACCCCCGATAACTATCCTTTGAATGACCAGCCCCCTCCACCTTCCTACTTGTATGGAGTGCAGCATCTTCTACGTCTTTTTG TAAAGCTTCCTGAGATCCTCGGAAAGATGCAGATTCCAGAAAGGAATCTTCGAGCCTTGGTCAAACATTTGGAACTCCTTCTCAG GTTTCTGGCCGAGTTCCACGAGGATTTCTTTACCGAGTCTGCTTATGTGTCCGCATCCGAGGCTCACTATAACATGAAGCAACCAAGGCCTGTTTACTGA